In Henningerozyma blattae CBS 6284 chromosome 7, complete genome, a single genomic region encodes these proteins:
- the PRP19 gene encoding E3 ubiquitin-protein ligase PRP19 (similar to Saccharomyces cerevisiae PRP19 (YLL036C); ancestral locus Anc_4.18), translating into MFCAISGKVPQNAVLSPSSKCIFEKSLIEEYIQQEGKDPISNQPLKIDDLISINSTSQQFALTNSLNSSTLNSNYSIPNLLSTLQNEWDAIMLENFKLRKQLDSFSKQLSIALYERDASKSVAANLLEERDRLAKELEKLTLAIGNEISIPMINDEVNENMISQSKNYALSTRKKTSSNSKLNLLKIETWEKTNNIIITNNNNNNNADKNQIIFSNLIDLEQYFITISNSANDNTLNVEIIHASEETINIKDIPINISSVTYVSYIEINNENFLIICTNNLDNKPQIFKYSINNGLLDMKYKFQEKIIFATHHCSVLSDYLLWVNNQGQIGLINLNDSKHQYLIKDSKEIESINFAEIHKDGLLIGFLNEKKDEIKIYNLSQCNDPPTIFKIGQEIDVDAEEKIEEFQFSSNGYWMIVNTTSQIIGYDLRKDTGTIAVGPFQGIGNCDLSGKIIVSFTNSKLTIYTYKKNLKNWSENASFEISEDENSYNRLDVLYSNNTGKNLKILMSNENQIDTYISR; encoded by the coding sequence ATGTTTTGTGCAATTAGTGGTAAGGTTCCACAAAATGCAGTACTATCACCTTCATCCAAAtgtatttttgaaaaatccttaattgaagaatatatCCAACAAGAAGGCAAAGATCCGATATCTAACCAACCATTAAAAATCGATGACTTAATTAGTATCAATTCTACTTCTCAACAATTTGCATTAACTAATAGTTTAAACTCATCTACactaaattcaaattatagTATTCCTAATCTTTTATCAACGTTACAGAATGAATGGGATGCGATCATGCTAgagaatttcaaattacGTAAACAACTAGATAGTTTTAGTAAACAATTATCTATTGCATTATATGAAAGAGATGCTTCCAAGAGTGTTGCTGCCAATTTATTGGAGGAAAGAGATAGATTAGCaaaagaattggaaaaattaacaTTGGCAATTGGTAATGAAATTTCTATCCCCATGATAAATGATGAGGTGAATGAAAATATGATCAGCCAATCTAAAAATTATGCATTATCTACTAGGAAAAAAACAAGTTCTAATAGTAAATTAAACCTACTTAAAATTGAAACCTGGGAAAAGaccaataatattattataacgaataataataataataataatgctgataaaaatcaaataatatttagtAATCTAATAGATTTAGAACAgtattttattactataAGTAATTCAGCAAATGACAATACCCTAAATGTGGAAATAATACATGCTTCTGAAGaaactattaatattaaagatattcctattaatatttctagTGTGACATACGTTtcatatattgaaattaataatgaaaattttttgattatttgtacaaataatttagataataagCCACaaatcttcaaatatagtattaataatggatTACTAGatatgaaatataaattccaagaaaaaataatatttgccACTCATCATTGTAGTGTACTTTCTGATTATCTATTATGGGTAAATAACCAAGGACAAATTGGATTAATCAATTTGAATGATTCCAAAcatcaatatttaattaaagattcTAAAGAGattgaatcaattaattttgcGGAGATTCATAAGGAtggattattaattggttttttaaatgaaaaaaaagatgaaattaaaatatataatttaagtCAATGTAATGATCCCCCTAcgatttttaaaattggtCAAGAGATTGATGTGGATgcagaagaaaaaatcgAAGAATTCCAATTCAGTAGTAATGGGTATTGGATGATAGTTAATACTACCAGCCAAATTATTGGATACGATTTAAGAAAAGATACAGGGACAATAGCTGTAGGACCATTTCAAGGTATTGGTAATTGTGATTTGAGTGGTAAGATAATTGTAAGTTTCACAAACTCCAAGTTGACAATATATACGTATAAGAAGAATCTCAAGAATTGGAGTGAGAATGCCagtttt